From a single Carassius carassius chromosome 8, fCarCar2.1, whole genome shotgun sequence genomic region:
- the pole2 gene encoding DNA polymerase epsilon subunit 2 isoform X1, producing the protein MFTKLVGAEAEASVWREQMKMDARRVKLKVSAGFKMRGLILRPESSRFLLRVLESVSEADLEEVLERILDAVEKQPLGSSMVELSVLEAAVQDCSQACDETIDNVFNIIGAFDVPRFIFSTERKKFVPISMTNHPVPKLCGQSRDKAELFRERYTILQQRTHRHELFTPPVIGSAPDEGRNKFQLKTVEALLGSTAKVGEVIVLGMITQLKEGKFYLEDPSGAVQLNMSKAQFHSGLYTESCFVLAEGWYEDSVFHVNAFGFPPTEPSSFTRAYYGNINFFGGPSSTAVKASAKLKQLEEENEDAMFVMVSDVWLDRVEVLEKIQAMFSGYSAMPPTCFIFCGNFSSAPYGRHQLRTLRESFKALADLICEYPSIHNSSRFVFVPGPEDPGPGTVLPRPPLAEHITEEFRQRVPFSVFTTNPCRVQYCSQEMVVIREDLVNKMCRNCVRLPSSNLDIPSHFVKTVLSQGHLTPLPLYVCPVHWPYDYALRVYPVPDVIVFADKYDPFNVCNTDCLCINPGSFPRSGFSFKVYYPSSRTVEDSKLQGL; encoded by the exons ATGTTTACGAAACTTGTTGGAGCGGAAGCGGAAGCGTCTGTTTGGCGGGAACAGATGAAGATGGACGCGCGCAGAGTGAAGCTGAAAGTGAGCGCAGGATTTAAAATGCGCGGATTAATCCTGCGACC GGAGTCCAGCCGCTTCCTGCTGCGGGTTCTAGAGTCCGTCTCTGAAGCGGATCTGGAGGAGGTTCTGGAGCGGATCCTAGATGCTGTCGAGAAACAACCGC TGGGGTCCAGTATGGTGGAGCTGTCGGTGCTGGAGGCTGCGGTTCAGGATTGCAGTCAGGCTTGTGATGAAACCAT AGACAATGTTTTCAACATCATTGGAGCCTTTGATGTTCCTCGATTCATCTTCagcacagaaagaaagaaatttgtcCC CATCAGCATGACGAATCATCCGGTCCCTAAACTCTGCGGTCAGTCCAGAGATAAAGCCGAGCTCTTCAGAGAGCGGTACACCATCTTACAACAG CGAACTCACAGACATGAACTCTTCACTCCTCCTGTTATCGGTTCAGCTCCAGATGAAGGGAGAAACAAATTCCAG CTGAAGACGGTGGAGGCTCTTCTGGGCAGCACAGCTAAAGTCGGAGAAGTGATTGTTCTGGGCATGATCACCCAGCTCAAAGAG GGCAAGTTCTACCTCGAGGACCCCAGCGGCGCAGTGCAGCTAAACATGTCAAAGGCA CAGTTTCACAGCGGTCTTTACACCGAGTCCTGCTTCGTTCTGGCTGAAG GATGGTACGAGGATTCAGTGTTTCACGTCAACGCGTTTGGTTTCCCGCCCACAGAACCCTCTTCTTTCACCAG GGCTTATTATGGCAATATAAACTTCTTCGGCGGGCCGTCCAGCACAGCGGTCAAAGCATCGGCCAAACTGAAGCAGCTGGAGGAGGAGAACGAGGACGCCATGTTTGTGATGGTGTCAGACGTGTGGCTGGACCGTGTGGAGGTTCTGGAGAAGATCCAAGCCATGTTCTCAG GTTACTCTGCTATGCCTCCCACATGCTTCATCTTCTGTGGGAACTTCTCCTCGGCTCCGTACGGCAGACACCAGCTCCGAACACTCAGAG AGTCTTTCAAGGCACTTGCTGATCTCATTTGTGAGTATCCCAGCATTCACAACAG CAGTCGTTTTGTGTTTGTTCCTGGACCAGAAGACCCCGGGCCCGGCACGGTCTTACCCAG ACCTCCACTGGCTGAACACATCACAGAGGAGTTTAGACAGCGTGTGCCCTTCTCCGTCTTCACCACCAAcccctgcag GGTTCAGTactgcagtcaggagatggtggtAATTCGAGAAGATCTGGTCAATAAGATGTGCAGAAACTGTGTTCGACTCCCGAGCAGCAACCTGGACATTCCTTCTCAC TTTGTGAAGACCGTCTTGTCACAAGGTCATCTGACGCCGCTGCCGCTCTACGTGTGTCCGGTGCACTGGCCGTACGATTACGCTCTACGAGTTTATCCTGTTCCTGACGTCATCGTCTTCGCCGACAAATACGACCCGTTCAACGTTTGCAACACAGACTGCCTGTGCATCAACCCG GGCTCTTTTCCAAGAAGTGGCTTCTCCTTTAAGGTTTACTATCCGTCCAGCAGAACCGTGGAGGACAG TAAATTGCAAGGGCTTTAA
- the LOC132144899 gene encoding kelch domain-containing protein 1: MSEEPVARERSGHTAAADGHFLYVWGGYVSVEDREVFLPNDELWLYDLETGMWERRAVCGTVPPAMSGSCGCIVNEELYIFGGCCDDGQINEHYSVSLQDDSFSWRRVRLRSGSLPSPRDKLSCWVHEGRIIYFGGYGHKLRSEINDSKSFIVDEASWAEDIFWGWNNEVHEFDTERSRWVEPQTFGRAPAPRAAHASASIGSKGYVCGGRIRETRTSDMFCLDLNSWTWSEIVSSTAAPLGRSWHTLTAVSDTSLFLFGGLSVDCRPMSDGWIFDLETNGWTKMEHQNKDKPRLWHSACQGRDSDVIVFGGSHDYILLVDKGHCNDALVFQTQPYPLIRLCQDFIASHASTFQSQILCLPPKLRNAVKRRTIFFRTSRKSQNVE; the protein is encoded by the exons ATGAGTGAAGAGCCGGTGGCTCGAGAGAGAAGCGGACACACAGCGGCGGCGGACGGACACTTTCTGTATGTCTGGGGCGGATACGtg TCGGTGGAAGACCGTGAAGTTTTCCTTCCAAATGACGAGCTCTGGTTGTACGACTTAGAAACTGGGATGTG GGAAAGGCGTGCTGTGTGTGGGACGGTTCCTCCGGCGATGTCTGGGAGCTGCGGCTGCATCGTGAATGAAGAGCTGTATATCTTCGGCGGCTGCTGTGATGATGGACAGATTAATGAA CATTACTCAGTCAGTCTGCAGGACGACAGCTTCAGCTGGAGGAGAGTGAGGCTTCGGTCCGGATCGCTGCCGTCGCCACGAGATAAACTCTCCTGCTGGGTTCATGAAGGAAG AATCATCTACTTTGGTGGATATGGTCACAAACTGCGGAGTGAAATCAATGATTCAAAGAGCTTCATCGTGGATGAAGCATCATGG GCCGAGGACATTTTCTGGGGATGGAACAACGAAGTTCATGAGTTTGATACAGAAAGAAGCAGATGGGTCGAGCCGCAGACCTTC GGACGAGCTCCGGCCCCGCGAGCCGCTCACGCTAGCGCTAGCATCGGCAGCAAAGGCTACGTGTGCGGTGGAAGAATAAGA GAAACTAGAACAAGTGACATGTTTTGTCTGGATTTAAATTCCTGGACCTGGTCAGAAAT CGTGTCCTCCACCGCGGCTCCTTTAGGACGCTCATGGCACACGCTAACAGCAGTGTCAGATACGTCTCTGTTCCTGTTCGGGGGACTCAGTGTGGACTGCAGACCCATGA GTGACGGCTGGATATTTGATCTGGAGACAAATGGATGGACAAAGATGGAGCATCAAAACAAGGACAAACCGCG ACTCTGGCACAGCGCTTGTCAAGGAAGAGACTCAGATGTTATAGTGTTTGGAGGAAGTCATGATTATATCCTCTTAGTGGACAAA GGCCACTGCAACGATGCGCTAGTGTTCCAGACTCAGCCGTACCCGCTGATACG ATTATGCCAAGACTTCATTGCAAGCCACGCCAGCACGTTTCAGTCCCAGATTCTCTGTTTACCACCAAAACTGAGGAACGCTGTGAAGAGAAGGACCATTTTCTTCAGAACTAGCAGAAAGTCACAGAATGTAGAAtga
- the pole2 gene encoding DNA polymerase epsilon subunit 2 isoform X2, with protein sequence MFTKLVGAEAEASVWREQMKMDARRVKLKVSAGFKMRGLILRPESSRFLLRVLESVSEADLEEVLERILDAVEKQPLGSSMVELSVLEAAVQDCSQACDETIDNVFNIIGAFDVPRFIFSTERKKFVPISMTNHPVPKLCGQSRDKAELFRERYTILQQRTHRHELFTPPVIGSAPDEGRNKFQLKTVEALLGSTAKVGEVIVLGMITQLKEGKFYLEDPSGAVQLNMSKAQFHSGLYTESCFVLAEGWYEDSVFHVNAFGFPPTEPSSFTRAYYGNINFFGGPSSTAVKASAKLKQLEEENEDAMFVMVSDVWLDRVEVLEKIQAMFSGYSAMPPTCFIFCGNFSSAPYGRHQLRTLRESFKALADLICEYPSIHNSRFVFVPGPEDPGPGTVLPRPPLAEHITEEFRQRVPFSVFTTNPCRVQYCSQEMVVIREDLVNKMCRNCVRLPSSNLDIPSHFVKTVLSQGHLTPLPLYVCPVHWPYDYALRVYPVPDVIVFADKYDPFNVCNTDCLCINPGSFPRSGFSFKVYYPSSRTVEDSKLQGL encoded by the exons ATGTTTACGAAACTTGTTGGAGCGGAAGCGGAAGCGTCTGTTTGGCGGGAACAGATGAAGATGGACGCGCGCAGAGTGAAGCTGAAAGTGAGCGCAGGATTTAAAATGCGCGGATTAATCCTGCGACC GGAGTCCAGCCGCTTCCTGCTGCGGGTTCTAGAGTCCGTCTCTGAAGCGGATCTGGAGGAGGTTCTGGAGCGGATCCTAGATGCTGTCGAGAAACAACCGC TGGGGTCCAGTATGGTGGAGCTGTCGGTGCTGGAGGCTGCGGTTCAGGATTGCAGTCAGGCTTGTGATGAAACCAT AGACAATGTTTTCAACATCATTGGAGCCTTTGATGTTCCTCGATTCATCTTCagcacagaaagaaagaaatttgtcCC CATCAGCATGACGAATCATCCGGTCCCTAAACTCTGCGGTCAGTCCAGAGATAAAGCCGAGCTCTTCAGAGAGCGGTACACCATCTTACAACAG CGAACTCACAGACATGAACTCTTCACTCCTCCTGTTATCGGTTCAGCTCCAGATGAAGGGAGAAACAAATTCCAG CTGAAGACGGTGGAGGCTCTTCTGGGCAGCACAGCTAAAGTCGGAGAAGTGATTGTTCTGGGCATGATCACCCAGCTCAAAGAG GGCAAGTTCTACCTCGAGGACCCCAGCGGCGCAGTGCAGCTAAACATGTCAAAGGCA CAGTTTCACAGCGGTCTTTACACCGAGTCCTGCTTCGTTCTGGCTGAAG GATGGTACGAGGATTCAGTGTTTCACGTCAACGCGTTTGGTTTCCCGCCCACAGAACCCTCTTCTTTCACCAG GGCTTATTATGGCAATATAAACTTCTTCGGCGGGCCGTCCAGCACAGCGGTCAAAGCATCGGCCAAACTGAAGCAGCTGGAGGAGGAGAACGAGGACGCCATGTTTGTGATGGTGTCAGACGTGTGGCTGGACCGTGTGGAGGTTCTGGAGAAGATCCAAGCCATGTTCTCAG GTTACTCTGCTATGCCTCCCACATGCTTCATCTTCTGTGGGAACTTCTCCTCGGCTCCGTACGGCAGACACCAGCTCCGAACACTCAGAG AGTCTTTCAAGGCACTTGCTGATCTCATTTGTGAGTATCCCAGCATTCACAACAG TCGTTTTGTGTTTGTTCCTGGACCAGAAGACCCCGGGCCCGGCACGGTCTTACCCAG ACCTCCACTGGCTGAACACATCACAGAGGAGTTTAGACAGCGTGTGCCCTTCTCCGTCTTCACCACCAAcccctgcag GGTTCAGTactgcagtcaggagatggtggtAATTCGAGAAGATCTGGTCAATAAGATGTGCAGAAACTGTGTTCGACTCCCGAGCAGCAACCTGGACATTCCTTCTCAC TTTGTGAAGACCGTCTTGTCACAAGGTCATCTGACGCCGCTGCCGCTCTACGTGTGTCCGGTGCACTGGCCGTACGATTACGCTCTACGAGTTTATCCTGTTCCTGACGTCATCGTCTTCGCCGACAAATACGACCCGTTCAACGTTTGCAACACAGACTGCCTGTGCATCAACCCG GGCTCTTTTCCAAGAAGTGGCTTCTCCTTTAAGGTTTACTATCCGTCCAGCAGAACCGTGGAGGACAG TAAATTGCAAGGGCTTTAA